Proteins from a genomic interval of Candidatus Nanosynbacter sp. HMT-352:
- the galE gene encoding UDP-glucose 4-epimerase GalE, with protein MNILVTGGAGYIGSHTIIELLSSNHNVVVVDNLSNSSVESLGRVEEIIGQSIPFHEFDLCDHQRLSELFKTEKIDAVIHFAGLKAVGESVEKALLYYKNNLESTLVLLDVMQEFGVKKLVFSSSATVYGDPAKLPITEDMPLSATNPYGQTKLMIEQMLRDISATNQDWQFTSLRYFNPVGAHPSGRIGEDPSGIPNNLLPFVSQVAVGKREHLSVFGDDYDTPDGTGVRDYIHVVDLAKAHVAALENLGRPNEYKVYNIGTGRGTSVLELVKAFEKASGRDVPYQVTPRRAGDIAACYADPGLAEKELGWRAELTIEDACRDAWNWQSNNPNGYNG; from the coding sequence ATGAATATTCTTGTCACTGGTGGCGCTGGATATATCGGCAGTCACACTATCATCGAACTATTATCATCAAATCATAACGTAGTGGTGGTCGATAATTTATCAAATTCATCCGTCGAGAGTCTGGGGCGAGTTGAAGAAATCATCGGTCAATCAATACCGTTTCATGAATTTGATTTATGCGATCATCAGCGACTATCAGAATTGTTTAAGACTGAGAAAATTGATGCTGTAATTCACTTTGCTGGGTTGAAGGCGGTTGGTGAATCGGTTGAAAAGGCGCTTCTTTACTATAAAAACAACCTTGAAAGCACGTTGGTTTTGCTTGATGTGATGCAAGAATTTGGTGTGAAGAAACTGGTGTTTTCTAGTTCGGCAACAGTTTACGGCGATCCAGCTAAATTACCAATTACCGAAGATATGCCGTTGTCTGCCACAAATCCATACGGTCAGACAAAGTTGATGATTGAGCAAATGCTCCGCGACATTTCTGCAACGAATCAAGATTGGCAATTTACGTCTCTCCGCTATTTTAATCCAGTTGGCGCGCATCCGAGTGGCCGCATCGGGGAAGATCCTTCCGGAATTCCAAATAATCTTCTGCCGTTTGTGTCGCAAGTTGCTGTTGGTAAGCGAGAGCATTTGAGCGTTTTTGGCGATGATTATGACACTCCAGATGGAACTGGTGTGCGCGATTATATTCACGTGGTTGATTTGGCAAAGGCTCACGTGGCAGCTCTGGAGAATTTAGGCCGACCGAACGAATATAAAGTCTATAATATCGGCACCGGTCGTGGCACTTCAGTCTTGGAATTAGTGAAGGCGTTTGAGAAGGCGTCTGGTCGCGATGTTCCATATCAAGTTACGCCACGTCGAGCGGGTGACATCGCGGCGTGCTATGCGGACCCGGGGTTGGCAGAAAAAGAATTAGGTTGGCGAGCAGAATTGACGATTGAAGATGCTTGCCGCGACGCTTGGAATTGGCAGAGCAATAATCCGAATGGCTACAATGGCTAA
- a CDS encoding LTA synthase family protein — MRKIKFTKRFWIKSISIILLFLAAFCLIAARYKYIVFKNSQIDEIIFYFVNGLAGGKSDNLWSAVLQNLPLVFLLFGALLIPMFDKSISFINRIIAFCLKKIKSSRKLTLPFLRLRNQAIYSLSMFLIAIVLLIQSFGIPNYIYALTQSTKLYEENYVNPKTAKLTFPEKKRNLIYIYLESMENTLASKANGGSSETSVIPELEELALKNTSFSNKASGVGGALPATNTGWTVAGMAAQSAGVPLKENLVGGRDHNALGEFKKFLPGAYSLGEILEKQGYNQTFVMGSEASFGGRDKLLTQHGNFNIEDYNYAKKHGKISEDYKVWWGYEDKKLFQFAREEASRLAASDKPFNLQLLTADTHFTDGYLDETCAKTFSNQYDNVHACSSKQVAAFVNWVKSQPFYENTTIIISGDHLGMQTSYYDEKIGGTNYQRTIYNTFINPAISTSHSKDRQFTTFDMYPSTLAALGVKIDGDRLGLGTNLFSGKKTLVEQYGGIENLNSELSKRSAYYENKIFTKSGN; from the coding sequence GTGAGAAAAATTAAATTTACCAAACGTTTCTGGATTAAATCAATATCAATAATCTTGCTTTTTTTGGCGGCATTTTGTTTAATTGCGGCGCGCTATAAATATATCGTCTTTAAAAATTCGCAAATCGACGAGATAATTTTTTATTTCGTCAACGGATTAGCTGGTGGCAAATCTGACAATTTATGGTCGGCCGTCCTGCAGAATCTTCCGCTGGTTTTCCTATTATTCGGCGCTTTATTAATCCCAATGTTCGACAAATCGATCTCTTTTATCAATCGCATAATCGCCTTTTGCTTGAAAAAAATCAAATCATCACGAAAACTCACCTTGCCGTTTTTGAGATTACGAAATCAAGCAATTTACTCGCTGAGTATGTTTTTAATTGCAATTGTCCTTCTGATTCAAAGTTTCGGCATCCCTAACTATATTTACGCCCTGACCCAATCGACCAAATTATACGAAGAAAATTACGTCAATCCAAAAACCGCCAAATTGACTTTCCCAGAGAAAAAACGCAACTTAATATACATCTATTTAGAGTCAATGGAAAACACTTTGGCGTCAAAGGCTAATGGCGGCAGCTCCGAAACCTCCGTTATTCCAGAGCTGGAAGAATTGGCGTTAAAAAATACCTCATTCTCAAACAAAGCATCCGGTGTCGGCGGCGCCTTGCCTGCAACAAACACTGGCTGGACTGTAGCGGGAATGGCTGCGCAATCTGCTGGCGTCCCACTGAAAGAAAACTTAGTTGGCGGACGCGACCATAACGCCCTGGGCGAGTTTAAAAAGTTCTTGCCAGGCGCTTACAGTCTTGGTGAGATTTTAGAAAAACAAGGCTATAATCAAACATTTGTTATGGGCTCTGAGGCAAGTTTTGGCGGACGCGATAAATTATTAACTCAACACGGCAACTTCAATATTGAGGATTACAATTACGCCAAAAAACACGGAAAAATATCCGAAGATTACAAAGTTTGGTGGGGTTATGAAGATAAAAAATTATTCCAATTTGCCCGCGAAGAAGCCTCGCGTTTGGCGGCGTCAGACAAGCCATTCAACTTGCAATTATTGACCGCTGACACACATTTTACCGATGGCTATTTGGATGAAACCTGCGCTAAAACCTTCAGTAATCAATACGACAATGTCCACGCTTGTTCCTCAAAACAGGTCGCCGCATTCGTCAATTGGGTTAAGTCTCAGCCATTTTATGAAAATACCACAATTATCATTTCTGGCGACCATTTAGGCATGCAGACTTCATACTACGACGAAAAAATTGGCGGAACTAATTATCAGCGAACCATTTACAACACGTTCATAAATCCAGCTATTTCGACTAGCCATTCAAAGGATCGTCAATTCACGACATTCGATATGTATCCGTCAACTTTGGCGGCGCTGGGAGTTAAAATTGACGGCGACCGCTTAGGTCTGGGCACAAACTTATTTTCTGGAAAGAAGACCTTAGTCGAGCAATACGGCGGAATTGAAAACTTAAATTCAGAACTTTCCAAACGTTCCGCTTATTACGAAAATAAGATTTTCACCAAATCCGGCAATTAG
- a CDS encoding basic amino acid ABC transporter substrate-binding protein, producing MSKNKTRTFGISWWIGLVLFAGMICLMLGDILHRDGVIGSKTDVLVMGTNAGFKPFEYIDNNQVVGFDVDLAREIAKSLGKDLKVEDMSFDGLLPALDSGQIDMVAAGMTVTPEREKNALFSDPYYSASQRIIVKKGSPIRNKYQLPGRKIGVQLGTTGDTLASKTAGASVTQFQTAPSVLQELSSGKIEAVILDDAPAKQYSAGFSDLEILPGALSDESYAIAIKKDNKDLLEKVNKEIAKMKKDGRYEKLIRKYFGEEAKS from the coding sequence ATGAGCAAGAATAAGACGCGCACATTCGGAATTAGTTGGTGGATTGGGCTGGTTTTATTTGCGGGGATGATTTGTTTGATGTTGGGCGATATTTTACATCGAGATGGCGTAATTGGCTCAAAAACTGATGTTTTAGTGATGGGTACGAATGCTGGATTTAAGCCGTTTGAATATATTGATAACAATCAAGTGGTTGGGTTTGATGTTGATTTGGCGAGGGAAATTGCTAAAAGCTTGGGCAAAGATTTGAAGGTCGAAGATATGTCATTTGACGGGCTACTTCCGGCGTTGGATAGTGGTCAAATTGATATGGTGGCGGCTGGAATGACGGTGACGCCTGAGCGAGAGAAAAATGCGCTGTTTTCAGATCCGTATTATTCGGCGTCACAGAGAATAATTGTTAAAAAGGGCAGTCCGATTCGCAATAAATATCAATTGCCAGGGCGAAAAATTGGTGTACAGCTGGGTACGACTGGCGATACTTTGGCGTCTAAAACTGCTGGCGCATCAGTCACGCAATTCCAAACCGCGCCGAGTGTTTTGCAGGAATTAAGTTCGGGAAAAATTGAGGCGGTCATTCTGGACGACGCTCCCGCAAAGCAATATTCGGCTGGATTTTCTGACTTAGAAATCTTACCGGGCGCGCTCAGCGATGAAAGTTATGCGATTGCTATTAAAAAGGACAATAAAGACCTCCTAGAAAAGGTCAATAAAGAAATTGCCAAGATGAAAAAAGATGGCCGCTATGAAAAGCTGATCCGCAAATATTTTGGCGAGGAGGCTAAATCGTGA
- a CDS encoding amino acid ABC transporter permease, producing the protein MNFWEVIFGGGRWLFLWHGLEVTLVLTVLSLILGSAIGVLVALMRTSNLRPFGRMKTSRLANFNPLASLGKIYVDIIRGTPLLVQLLIMYYVVFGSYQFMPKIFVAAVAFGINSGAYIAEIIRGGIQSIDKGQMEAARSLGLSNWQAMRLVILPQAMRNSLPALISEFIALLKETSVVGWIGLNDIMRGADNIRFQTATAFQSLFAAAAMYLILTAIFTRVMARVERKLKHDDDQR; encoded by the coding sequence GTGAATTTTTGGGAAGTGATTTTTGGCGGCGGTCGATGGCTATTTTTATGGCATGGATTAGAGGTGACGCTGGTTTTGACCGTACTGTCGCTTATTTTAGGGTCGGCAATTGGTGTACTTGTCGCCCTGATGCGCACGTCGAATTTACGACCATTTGGCAGGATGAAAACAAGCAGACTCGCGAACTTTAATCCGCTGGCTAGTTTGGGAAAAATTTATGTCGATATTATTCGCGGCACGCCACTTTTGGTTCAGTTATTGATTATGTATTATGTCGTTTTTGGGTCGTATCAATTTATGCCGAAGATTTTTGTGGCGGCGGTGGCGTTCGGAATAAATAGCGGTGCGTACATCGCTGAGATTATTCGTGGCGGAATTCAGAGTATCGACAAAGGGCAAATGGAAGCAGCCAGGTCTTTGGGCTTGAGTAATTGGCAGGCAATGCGTCTAGTCATTTTACCGCAAGCAATGAGAAATTCATTGCCGGCGTTGATTAGTGAATTTATCGCGCTATTAAAGGAAACTTCGGTTGTTGGTTGGATTGGCTTGAATGATATTATGCGAGGCGCGGACAATATTCGTTTTCAGACGGCGACAGCTTTTCAGTCGCTATTTGCCGCTGCGGCGATGTACTTAATTTTGACGGCGATTTTTACGCGAGTAATGGCGCGAGTAGAAAGGAAATTGAAGCATGACGATGATCAGCGTTAA
- a CDS encoding amino acid ABC transporter ATP-binding protein, translating to MISVKNLKKTFGTNRVLRDIDVEIEEGEIVVVVGSSGSGKSTFLRCLNLLEEPTSGEIIVDGVKITDPHVNLNALRQNIGMVFQQFNLFPNLSVIENIKLAPKKLRKFSDQKATKLARSLLDDVGLLDKANASPNSLSGGQKQRVAIARALAMEPKIMLFDEPTSALDPEMIGEVLDVIRKVAKKGMTMVIVTHEMKFAREVGTRMIFLDKGEIIENGTPEQVMDHPKTERAKKFFAK from the coding sequence ATGATCAGCGTTAAAAACTTGAAAAAAACGTTCGGCACGAATCGAGTTCTTCGCGATATTGACGTGGAAATTGAAGAGGGTGAGATTGTCGTGGTGGTTGGCTCGTCTGGTTCTGGCAAGTCGACGTTCTTGCGTTGTCTGAACTTGCTGGAGGAGCCGACTTCGGGCGAGATTATCGTCGATGGAGTAAAAATTACTGATCCACACGTAAACTTGAACGCGTTGCGTCAGAATATTGGCATGGTTTTTCAGCAATTTAATCTGTTTCCGAATTTGAGTGTGATTGAAAATATTAAATTAGCTCCGAAAAAGCTGCGCAAATTTTCAGATCAAAAAGCGACAAAATTGGCGCGAAGTTTATTGGACGATGTTGGACTATTGGATAAAGCGAACGCTTCGCCGAATAGTTTGTCTGGCGGTCAAAAACAGCGAGTAGCAATTGCGCGGGCGCTAGCGATGGAGCCGAAAATCATGCTTTTTGATGAGCCGACTTCAGCGCTAGACCCAGAGATGATTGGCGAAGTTTTGGATGTGATTAGGAAAGTTGCCAAAAAAGGAATGACGATGGTAATCGTGACGCACGAGATGAAATTTGCCCGTGAAGTTGGGACTAGGATGATTTTCTTAGACAAGGGCGAAATTATCGAAAATGGAACGCCTGAGCAAGTTATGGATCACCCGAAAACTGAACGTGCCAAAAAATTCTTCGCTAAATAG
- a CDS encoding NUDIX domain-containing protein: MRRRVNVRGIIINENGEIFCQKLTANTGKGRDFWCTPGGGLEMGEGLLDGLRREMIEETGVKPEIGKLLFIQQFAESGEQSAHGPNEQLEFFFLITNWQDYQNIDLEKTSHGVEEVAECGFVDPKTTRILPSYLTEVDLDQLVNKLTEVPVLSEL; the protein is encoded by the coding sequence ATGCGACGAAGAGTAAACGTACGCGGAATTATTATCAATGAAAACGGCGAAATTTTCTGCCAAAAATTAACCGCAAACACCGGCAAAGGTCGTGATTTTTGGTGTACGCCGGGCGGCGGTTTAGAAATGGGCGAAGGCTTACTGGACGGCTTGCGTCGAGAAATGATTGAAGAAACTGGCGTCAAACCAGAAATTGGTAAGCTGTTATTTATCCAGCAATTCGCCGAATCCGGCGAGCAATCAGCGCATGGCCCGAACGAACAATTGGAATTTTTCTTCCTCATCACCAACTGGCAAGATTATCAAAACATTGACTTAGAAAAAACATCGCACGGTGTCGAGGAAGTGGCGGAATGCGGCTTTGTTGACCCGAAAACGACGCGAATTTTACCGAGTTATCTGACAGAGGTTGACCTGGACCAGCTGGTTAACAAATTGACAGAAGTCCCAGTTCTAAGCGAATTATAG
- a CDS encoding ABC transporter ATP-binding protein, which yields MKHILRIFRGYWLLFIILIGFTYGVVMANLWLPDKMSEIVNNGIIKQDMSAIWNNGLMMILVTAAGGFCSIVVGFLAARIATGMAQKLRLKLFERIESFSLADFNKFSTASLITRSTNDIQQIQTTSIMLLRLALMAPIMAIGGLQKAMNNAPDLSWIIALAVFVLLVVIATLFTIAVPRFKKLQTLVDKLNLVARENLVGLKVIRAFHNEKIEQKKFQEANTELNKMNLFVNRLMMLLDPIMILVMNFSSVAIVWFGAHLISSGNLQIGNMMAFLEYAMQVIISFLLLSMVFIMVPRAAVSVRRVGEVLDTMPSITDPKSPKKLPKDAKGKIEFKDVTFTYPDADLPVLSDINFVAEPGQTTAFIGSTGSGKSTLINLIPRFYDVSAGQILLDGVDIRNLKLEDLSGQIGYVPQKGVLFSGTVASNIKYGNATADDELVEKAAKIAQAEEFISELKNGYKSEIAQGGGNVSGGQRQRLSIARAIAVEPNVYIFDDSFSALDFKTDAKLRAALAKETKNKTVLIVGQRINTIMNADKIIVLNEGKIVGQGTHQELMKDCEVYQEIAASQLSEDDLQKMSIAAKGVL from the coding sequence ATGAAACATATTTTACGAATTTTTAGAGGCTATTGGTTGCTGTTTATTATCTTGATTGGATTCACGTATGGAGTTGTGATGGCGAATTTGTGGCTGCCGGATAAAATGTCGGAAATTGTCAATAATGGCATTATTAAACAAGATATGTCGGCGATTTGGAATAATGGCTTGATGATGATTTTGGTGACGGCGGCTGGTGGTTTTTGTTCAATTGTCGTGGGTTTTTTGGCGGCGCGAATTGCTACGGGAATGGCGCAAAAATTGCGATTGAAATTGTTTGAACGAATAGAAAGTTTTTCTTTGGCGGACTTTAATAAGTTTTCTACGGCGTCGCTGATTACGCGCTCAACGAATGATATTCAGCAGATTCAAACAACGTCAATAATGCTGCTGAGACTGGCGTTAATGGCACCGATTATGGCAATTGGTGGTCTGCAAAAAGCCATGAATAACGCGCCGGATCTGAGCTGGATTATCGCTTTGGCGGTGTTTGTTTTGCTCGTAGTTATCGCTACACTATTTACGATTGCCGTACCTAGGTTTAAGAAATTGCAGACTCTGGTGGATAAACTTAATTTGGTGGCGCGGGAAAATTTGGTTGGACTAAAAGTTATTCGTGCGTTCCATAACGAGAAGATTGAGCAGAAAAAATTCCAAGAAGCTAACACGGAATTGAATAAGATGAACTTATTTGTGAATCGTTTGATGATGTTGCTTGATCCGATTATGATTTTAGTGATGAACTTTTCGAGTGTGGCAATTGTGTGGTTTGGTGCGCATTTGATAAGTAGTGGCAATTTGCAAATTGGTAATATGATGGCGTTTTTGGAATATGCGATGCAAGTGATAATCTCGTTCTTGTTGCTGTCGATGGTGTTTATTATGGTGCCGCGAGCCGCCGTATCGGTGCGCCGAGTCGGGGAAGTTTTGGATACAATGCCGTCAATTACTGACCCGAAGTCGCCGAAAAAACTACCAAAAGATGCCAAGGGAAAAATTGAGTTTAAGGACGTTACGTTTACTTATCCTGACGCGGATTTGCCAGTGCTTTCGGATATTAATTTTGTAGCCGAACCTGGTCAGACAACGGCGTTTATTGGCAGTACTGGTTCGGGAAAGTCTACGTTGATTAATTTGATTCCTCGTTTTTATGATGTTTCGGCGGGGCAGATTTTGCTTGATGGTGTGGATATTAGAAACCTGAAACTGGAAGATTTGTCTGGTCAAATTGGTTACGTGCCACAAAAAGGTGTGCTGTTTAGCGGAACGGTTGCTAGCAATATCAAATACGGCAACGCTACGGCTGATGATGAGTTGGTCGAAAAAGCGGCCAAAATTGCCCAAGCGGAAGAATTTATTAGCGAGTTAAAAAATGGTTATAAAAGTGAAATCGCTCAGGGCGGCGGCAATGTTTCTGGTGGTCAGCGCCAGCGTTTGTCGATCGCGAGGGCTATTGCGGTTGAGCCGAATGTTTACATTTTTGACGATTCGTTCTCGGCGCTTGATTTTAAGACGGACGCGAAGTTACGGGCTGCGCTTGCAAAGGAAACTAAGAATAAAACTGTGCTAATTGTCGGTCAGCGAATTAATACGATTATGAATGCCGATAAAATTATTGTGCTTAACGAGGGAAAAATTGTCGGTCAGGGAACGCATCAGGAATTGATGAAAGATTGTGAAGTTTATCAAGAAATTGCCGCTTCGCAACTCTCGGAAGATGATTTGCAGAAAATGTCTATTGCTGCGAAAGGAGTGTTGTAA
- a CDS encoding ABC transporter ATP-binding protein: MSRQTTKKRQQVRMGGPMGGMGTGEKAKDFKGTVKKLIKYLSDFRWQMLMVLVFAIGSTIFAIASPKILGGATNQIVDDYVNMKAYEAIASKLPKGVSLSAGTTGADVLNRLPNKSEIEKQIPSSQLESIKKLDLSRRPEFHFDAIWRIIILLVGMYVLSVIFRYIQTWIMTQVTQTVTFRMRQQLSEKINRLPLSYFDKQTYGEVLSRITNDVDTISQTLNQSLSQIVTSTVTVLGILVMMFSISWQMSLVALLVLPLAGGVITLIAKSSQKQFLRQQTQLGELNGHIEEMYGGHQVMRVFNGQKKSIAKFSKINNRLQESAWKAQFFSGLIHPIMNFISNIGYVAMTILGGWLAINGRLKIGDIQAFIQYVDQFNQPLVQVANIANILQSTAAAAERVFEFLDEPEEAVESNNLVKLSNVKGEVEFDNVVFGYKPDQTIIKSLSAHIKPGQRVAIVGPTGAGKTTLVNLLMRFYEINSGSIKIDGVDIRKMKRSDVRQMFGMVLQDTWLFNGTIRQNFMYGNPKATEEEMIKTAKEAHVDHFVRSLPGGYDMVLGEEAANISQGEKQLLTIARAMLEKAPMLILDEATSSVDTRTEVLIQKAMEKLMQGKTSFVIAHRLSTIRDADLILVVKDGNIIEQGNHETLLKQNGFYAELYNSQFAE, encoded by the coding sequence ATGTCTAGGCAAACCACGAAAAAACGTCAGCAAGTGCGAATGGGCGGTCCTATGGGCGGAATGGGCACTGGCGAAAAGGCTAAAGATTTTAAGGGAACGGTCAAGAAGCTGATTAAATATTTGTCGGATTTTCGATGGCAAATGTTGATGGTGTTGGTTTTTGCAATTGGGAGCACGATTTTTGCGATTGCCAGTCCGAAGATTTTAGGCGGCGCGACGAATCAAATTGTTGATGATTATGTCAATATGAAAGCGTACGAGGCGATCGCTAGCAAATTGCCAAAAGGCGTTTCTTTGTCAGCGGGAACTACTGGCGCGGACGTTTTGAACCGATTGCCGAATAAGTCGGAGATTGAAAAACAGATTCCGTCCAGTCAGCTTGAGTCGATTAAAAAACTAGATCTTAGTCGGCGTCCAGAATTTCATTTTGACGCTATTTGGCGAATAATTATTTTGCTAGTCGGAATGTATGTGCTGAGTGTAATTTTTCGCTATATTCAAACGTGGATAATGACCCAGGTGACGCAAACCGTAACTTTCAGGATGCGACAACAATTGTCAGAAAAAATAAATCGCTTGCCGCTGAGTTATTTCGATAAGCAAACTTACGGCGAAGTTCTTAGTCGCATAACTAATGATGTCGATACGATCAGCCAAACGCTAAATCAGAGTTTGTCGCAAATTGTAACTTCAACGGTTACGGTGCTGGGGATTTTGGTGATGATGTTTTCGATTAGCTGGCAGATGTCGCTAGTTGCGCTACTGGTGCTTCCGCTGGCGGGCGGTGTGATTACATTGATTGCAAAGAGCTCGCAAAAACAATTCTTACGCCAGCAAACGCAGCTTGGCGAACTTAATGGACACATTGAAGAAATGTATGGCGGTCATCAAGTGATGCGCGTCTTTAATGGTCAGAAAAAATCGATTGCTAAGTTTTCTAAGATCAATAATCGGCTTCAGGAGAGCGCTTGGAAGGCTCAATTCTTTTCTGGATTGATTCATCCGATTATGAATTTTATCAGCAATATTGGCTACGTTGCTATGACAATTTTGGGCGGTTGGTTGGCGATTAATGGTCGACTGAAAATCGGCGATATTCAGGCGTTTATTCAATACGTCGATCAGTTCAACCAGCCGCTGGTTCAGGTTGCTAATATTGCTAATATTTTGCAATCGACAGCTGCTGCCGCCGAGCGAGTGTTTGAGTTTTTGGACGAGCCAGAAGAAGCGGTTGAATCGAATAACTTGGTAAAATTGTCTAATGTAAAAGGTGAAGTTGAATTCGACAACGTCGTCTTTGGATATAAGCCAGACCAAACTATCATCAAAAGTTTGTCGGCGCACATTAAGCCAGGTCAGCGCGTGGCGATTGTCGGTCCAACTGGTGCTGGCAAAACGACGCTGGTTAACTTGCTAATGCGATTTTATGAGATTAATAGCGGTTCAATTAAGATTGACGGCGTGGATATTCGTAAAATGAAACGTAGCGATGTGCGCCAAATGTTTGGTATGGTGCTGCAGGATACGTGGCTGTTTAATGGCACGATTCGTCAGAATTTTATGTATGGCAACCCAAAAGCTACCGAGGAAGAGATGATAAAAACCGCCAAAGAGGCGCACGTTGATCATTTTGTGCGGTCACTGCCGGGCGGATATGATATGGTTCTTGGTGAGGAGGCTGCTAACATTTCCCAGGGAGAAAAGCAGCTGCTGACAATTGCCAGGGCAATGTTAGAGAAGGCGCCGATGCTGATTCTGGACGAGGCGACAAGCTCGGTCGACACGCGCACCGAAGTCCTTATCCAAAAAGCCATGGAGAAGCTTATGCAGGGAAAAACTAGTTTTGTTATTGCGCACCGTTTGAGTACCATTCGCGACGCCGATTTGATTTTGGTGGTTAAGGACGGGAATATCATTGAGCAGGGCAATCACGAAACTCTGTTGAAGCAAAATGGATTTTACGCTGAGCTTTATAATAGTCAGTTTGCTGAGTAG
- a CDS encoding TylF/MycF/NovP-related O-methyltransferase, producing MNIADQLLTKYPIISDQVDIKELGALLRELEKTLRSGATGNIVEFGCYVGTTSLFIRRLLDAYDFTGEFHVYDSFAGLPEKTQKDNSAAGDQFKAGELLAPRKTFVQNFKKAGLKSPIIHKGWFSDFTSDDVPENIMFAFFDGDFYESIVDSFRVCESKFNEDAIIIVDDYVNEALPGAAKATDEWLKVNRQFTVRTEASLAIISSCPKT from the coding sequence ATGAATATCGCAGATCAACTCCTCACTAAATACCCGATCATTTCCGACCAAGTCGATATAAAAGAACTTGGGGCGCTTTTAAGAGAATTGGAAAAAACTTTGCGCAGTGGCGCTACTGGAAACATCGTGGAGTTTGGTTGTTATGTCGGCACAACTAGTTTGTTTATTCGCCGACTGCTGGACGCTTACGATTTTACGGGCGAGTTTCACGTTTACGATTCGTTTGCGGGATTGCCAGAAAAAACCCAGAAGGATAATAGCGCCGCGGGTGATCAATTTAAGGCTGGCGAGTTATTAGCGCCGCGTAAGACGTTTGTCCAGAATTTTAAGAAAGCAGGATTGAAGTCGCCGATTATTCACAAAGGCTGGTTTTCCGATTTTACTTCTGATGATGTGCCGGAAAATATTATGTTTGCGTTTTTTGATGGCGATTTTTATGAGTCAATTGTCGATTCTTTTCGGGTTTGTGAAAGTAAGTTTAACGAAGACGCGATAATTATTGTTGATGATTACGTAAATGAAGCTCTGCCGGGAGCTGCAAAAGCCACTGATGAATGGCTGAAAGTTAATCGACAATTCACGGTCAGGACTGAAGCTAGTCTGGCAATCATCTCCTCTTGCCCAAAAACATAA